From the genome of Bradyrhizobium sp. SZCCHNS1050, one region includes:
- a CDS encoding TetR/AcrR family transcriptional regulator, whose product MARTIGSHGPTTMEAIRKAGLRLIFQHGYEAMSLRQLAAEVGIQPGSLYNHISTKQELLAELIQDHINNLLRELDQALRGTHGPVERLRAFVAFHVSYHMTRKREVFIANSELRSLDPRNYEAVVGLRGAYERRLADILGDGVAQGVFDVDDIQVATFAIIALLTGLCSWYRPGGRLTREAIIAAHEKLVLSGVMPRTAGPDQAGGGRPDHPTG is encoded by the coding sequence ATGGCGCGCACGATCGGGTCACATGGTCCGACGACGATGGAGGCGATCCGCAAGGCCGGCCTGCGGCTGATCTTCCAGCACGGCTATGAGGCCATGAGCCTCCGCCAGCTCGCCGCCGAGGTCGGCATCCAGCCAGGCTCGCTCTACAATCACATCAGCACCAAGCAGGAGCTGCTGGCGGAGCTGATCCAGGACCACATCAACAACCTCCTGCGCGAGCTCGACCAAGCGCTGCGCGGCACCCATGGCCCCGTCGAACGCCTGCGGGCGTTCGTCGCCTTCCACGTCAGCTATCACATGACCCGGAAGCGCGAGGTCTTTATCGCCAATTCGGAGCTGCGCAGCCTCGATCCCCGTAACTATGAGGCGGTTGTGGGCTTGCGCGGCGCCTATGAGCGCCGGCTGGCCGACATCCTCGGCGACGGTGTGGCGCAAGGCGTGTTCGACGTCGACGACATCCAGGTCGCGACCTTTGCCATCATCGCGCTCCTGACCGGGCTGTGCAGCTGGTACCGTCCTGGCGGCCGGCTCACCAGGGAGGCGATCATCGCGGCCCACGAGAAGCTCGTGCTCTCGGGCGTCATGCCGCGCACCGCTGGGCCTGATCAGGCTGGCGGTGGCCGGCCTGATCACCCGACCGGCTGA
- a CDS encoding ABC transporter permease translates to MSLVLTIAWTHVRHRARQTLVAIAGVMTGVAFSVMMAAMMEGSQDDFIRTLVDALPHISITDELRQPTRQPADQVYAAAEYHRLTPNVRRPGIKNPMATIASLQGWVPGALTASVQSKAVLRFAGRNLTVAIIGIDPRTEGQVSTLASHMRQGNLNSLYRSSHAILLGDRLAAKIGARVNSNITLASAQGISMNATVVGIFHSGFRGTDETTGYVLLRTAQILERQTGIINEIRVRTNDPMQARLISERIGEQTGYKAVSWQEAQEDLLAAITLRNVLMYTIVGAILLVASFGTYNIISTITHEKTRDIAILKSLGFRDRTVRTIFIVEALFIGLTGAALGWALGYLLTRGLASLEFKTPFSDYNHLPVLYSLKHYLLAGAVALISSAVAGYFPARAAARLHPVDIIRGAT, encoded by the coding sequence ATGAGCCTCGTCCTGACCATCGCCTGGACCCATGTGCGCCATCGCGCCCGCCAGACGCTGGTCGCGATCGCCGGCGTGATGACCGGCGTGGCGTTTTCGGTGATGATGGCGGCAATGATGGAGGGCTCCCAGGACGACTTCATCCGCACGCTGGTCGACGCGCTGCCGCACATTTCGATCACCGACGAGCTGCGCCAGCCGACCCGCCAGCCGGCCGACCAGGTCTATGCGGCGGCCGAATATCATCGATTGACCCCGAATGTCCGCCGCCCCGGCATCAAGAACCCGATGGCCACCATCGCCTCGCTGCAGGGCTGGGTGCCGGGCGCGCTGACGGCGTCGGTGCAGTCCAAGGCCGTGCTGCGCTTCGCCGGCCGCAACCTGACGGTCGCAATCATCGGCATCGATCCGCGCACTGAAGGCCAAGTCTCGACGCTGGCGAGCCACATGCGGCAGGGCAATCTCAATTCGCTGTACCGGTCCTCGCACGCGATCCTGCTCGGCGACCGGCTCGCGGCCAAGATCGGCGCGCGGGTGAACTCCAACATCACGCTCGCCTCGGCCCAGGGCATCAGCATGAACGCGACCGTCGTCGGCATCTTCCATTCCGGCTTCCGCGGCACCGACGAGACCACCGGCTACGTGCTGCTGCGCACCGCGCAGATCCTGGAGCGCCAGACTGGGATCATCAACGAGATCCGCGTCCGCACCAACGATCCGATGCAGGCGCGCCTGATCAGCGAGCGCATCGGCGAGCAGACCGGCTACAAGGCGGTCTCCTGGCAGGAGGCGCAGGAGGACCTGCTGGCGGCGATCACGCTGCGCAACGTGCTGATGTACACCATCGTCGGCGCCATCCTGCTGGTCGCGAGCTTCGGCACCTACAACATCATCTCGACCATCACCCACGAGAAGACCCGCGACATCGCCATCCTCAAGTCGCTCGGCTTCCGCGACCGCACGGTCCGCACCATCTTCATCGTCGAGGCGCTGTTCATCGGCCTGACCGGTGCCGCCCTAGGCTGGGCGCTCGGCTACCTGCTTACCCGCGGGCTGGCCTCGCTCGAGTTCAAGACGCCGTTCTCCGACTACAATCATCTGCCCGTGCTGTATTCGCTGAAGCACTATCTGCTGGCCGGCGCGGTCGCGCTGATCTCCAGCGCGGTCGCCGGCTACTTTCCGGCCCGCGCCGCGGCGCGGTTGCATCCGGTCGACATCATCCGGGGGGCGACGTGA
- a CDS encoding carboxyl transferase domain-containing protein: protein MTLHSTIDPSSSDFARNADAMRALVADLRTKLGQVAEGGGEASRKRHLSRGKMLARQRVDLLLDPGTAFLELSPLAAHGLYGGDVHSASIVTGIGRIAGRECVVVANDATIKGGTYYPMTVKKHLRAQDIARQNNLPCVYMVDSGGAFLPLQDEIFPDERHFGRIFYNQAQMSAQGIPQIAIVMGSCTAGGAYVPAMSDESIIVRNQGTIFLGGPPLVKAATGEVVTAEELGGADVHSRQSGVTDHYAQNDAHAIGIARRIVGTLKPPGARSALNMREVREPRYAAEEIYGVVPVDGRKPFDVRDIIARVVDGSEFDEFKKLYGQTLVCGFAHIWGHPVGIIANNGILFSESSLKGAHFIELCCQRNIPLVFLQNITGFMVGKKYEAGGIARDGAKLVTAVATASVPKFTVVIGGSYGAGNYGMCGRAYAPRFLWMWPNARISVMGGEQAAMVLSQVRRDGIEAKGESWPAEEEEKFRSPIRAQYEAQGNPYYATARLWDDGVIDPADTRLVLGLGLSAAANAPVEPTKFGLFRM from the coding sequence ATGACGCTTCACTCCACGATCGATCCATCGTCCTCCGATTTCGCCCGTAATGCCGACGCCATGCGCGCGCTGGTCGCCGACCTCAGGACGAAGCTGGGGCAGGTCGCCGAGGGCGGCGGCGAGGCCTCGCGCAAGCGGCACCTGTCGCGCGGCAAGATGCTGGCGCGTCAGCGTGTGGACCTGCTGCTCGACCCTGGAACGGCGTTCCTGGAGCTGTCGCCATTAGCCGCGCACGGGCTCTATGGCGGCGACGTCCATTCGGCGAGCATCGTCACCGGCATCGGCCGCATTGCCGGCCGCGAATGCGTCGTCGTCGCCAACGACGCCACCATCAAGGGCGGCACCTACTACCCGATGACGGTGAAGAAGCACCTGCGCGCCCAGGACATTGCGCGGCAGAACAACCTTCCCTGCGTCTACATGGTCGATTCCGGGGGCGCGTTCCTGCCGCTGCAGGACGAGATCTTCCCGGACGAGCGGCATTTCGGCCGCATCTTCTACAATCAGGCGCAGATGTCGGCGCAAGGCATCCCGCAGATCGCGATCGTGATGGGCTCGTGCACCGCCGGCGGCGCCTATGTGCCGGCGATGTCGGACGAGAGCATCATCGTGCGCAATCAGGGCACGATTTTTCTTGGCGGCCCGCCGCTGGTGAAGGCGGCGACCGGCGAGGTCGTCACGGCCGAGGAACTGGGCGGTGCCGACGTGCATTCACGCCAGTCGGGCGTCACCGATCACTACGCACAGAACGACGCCCATGCGATCGGCATCGCGCGTCGCATCGTCGGCACGCTGAAGCCGCCGGGCGCGCGCAGCGCGCTGAATATGCGCGAGGTGCGCGAGCCGCGCTATGCGGCGGAAGAGATCTACGGCGTCGTGCCGGTCGACGGCCGCAAGCCGTTCGACGTGCGCGACATCATCGCGCGGGTGGTCGACGGCTCGGAGTTCGACGAGTTCAAGAAGCTCTACGGCCAGACGCTGGTGTGCGGCTTCGCCCACATCTGGGGCCATCCGGTCGGCATCATCGCCAACAACGGCATCCTGTTCAGCGAGAGCTCGCTGAAGGGTGCGCATTTCATCGAACTGTGCTGCCAGCGCAACATTCCGCTGGTGTTCCTGCAGAACATCACCGGCTTCATGGTCGGCAAGAAATACGAGGCCGGCGGCATCGCCCGCGACGGCGCCAAGCTGGTGACTGCGGTCGCGACCGCGTCGGTTCCCAAGTTCACCGTGGTGATCGGCGGCTCCTACGGCGCCGGCAATTACGGCATGTGCGGCCGCGCCTATGCGCCGCGTTTCCTCTGGATGTGGCCGAACGCGCGCATCTCGGTGATGGGCGGCGAGCAGGCCGCGATGGTGCTGAGCCAGGTCCGCCGCGACGGCATCGAGGCCAAGGGCGAGAGCTGGCCTGCGGAAGAGGAAGAGAAATTCCGCAGCCCCATCCGTGCGCAATACGAGGCCCAGGGCAATCCCTACTACGCGACGGCGCGGCTGTGGGACGACGGCGTGATCGATCCCGCCGATACCCGCCTTGTGCTCGGGCTCGGATTGTCTGCCGCCGCCAATGCCCCGGTCGAGCCGACCAAATTCGGCCTGTTCAGGATGTGA
- a CDS encoding translational machinery protein, translating into MPTHFHAVVWLDHSEAKVFHIGLTGADELTLHPHLQTKHLHHKANEIGSGHAAPDKNFLEEVAHALDDAGEILIIGPAGAKTELAKYLHEKHPAVGKRIVGVEAADHPTDRQIVAYAKQHFKMAPPRVATGTAG; encoded by the coding sequence ATGCCCACCCATTTCCATGCCGTCGTGTGGCTCGATCACAGCGAGGCCAAGGTGTTCCATATCGGACTGACCGGTGCCGACGAGTTGACGCTGCATCCACACCTGCAGACCAAGCACCTGCACCACAAGGCCAACGAGATCGGCAGCGGCCACGCGGCGCCCGACAAGAATTTCCTCGAGGAGGTCGCGCACGCGCTCGATGACGCCGGCGAGATCCTGATCATCGGCCCGGCCGGCGCCAAGACCGAGCTTGCCAAGTACCTGCACGAGAAGCATCCTGCGGTCGGAAAGCGCATCGTCGGCGTCGAAGCTGCCGATCACCCGACCGATCGCCAGATCGTCGCCTATGCCAAACAGCACTTCAAGATGGCTCCGCCCCGCGTGGCGACGGGTACTGCCGGCTAA
- a CDS encoding efflux RND transporter periplasmic adaptor subunit, with protein sequence MLTPDRSNAIAAPPAVDRGRRRFPWRGLLSIILLFGALAGLATWWVRGPLIATARITRGTAAEIVYATGAVEPETWSRSTPLVRGRIVERCRCEGKLVKAGDVLARLDDKEALATLNDLRAQEEFQRHEFERQSQLLARGAATSQAYQRSESDLARIRAQIAAQTQRLDYFKLVAPMDGVVLKEDGEVGDMVDPGTILYRVGLEKPLWVVADVNEEDIPRVQVGQKALLRADAFGNQALPGTVKQITPAGDPVAKTFRVRIGLPDNTPLRVGMSVEANIVSRETGDTLLAPANAVVNNSLMVIDGGRVHRRAVRIGIRGSAAVEILDGAREGELVAAPATADIKDGERIRVIEPETSVP encoded by the coding sequence ATGCTGACGCCGGACCGATCCAACGCCATTGCTGCCCCGCCGGCCGTCGATCGCGGCCGGCGTCGTTTTCCGTGGCGCGGCCTGCTCTCGATCATCCTGCTGTTCGGCGCGCTGGCCGGGCTTGCCACATGGTGGGTGCGTGGACCGCTGATCGCGACCGCCCGCATCACCCGCGGCACGGCGGCCGAGATCGTGTATGCGACCGGCGCGGTGGAGCCTGAGACGTGGTCGCGGAGCACGCCCCTGGTCCGCGGCCGCATCGTCGAGCGCTGCCGCTGCGAGGGCAAGCTGGTCAAGGCCGGCGACGTGCTGGCGCGGCTCGACGACAAGGAGGCGCTGGCCACCTTGAACGATCTGCGCGCACAGGAGGAATTCCAGCGCCACGAGTTCGAGCGGCAGTCGCAGTTGCTGGCCCGCGGCGCGGCCACATCGCAAGCGTACCAGCGCTCCGAAAGCGATCTCGCCCGCATCCGCGCCCAGATCGCGGCCCAGACCCAGCGCCTCGACTACTTCAAGCTGGTGGCGCCGATGGACGGCGTCGTCCTCAAGGAGGACGGCGAGGTCGGCGACATGGTCGATCCCGGCACCATCCTCTACCGCGTCGGCCTGGAGAAGCCGCTCTGGGTCGTCGCCGACGTCAACGAGGAGGACATCCCCCGTGTCCAGGTCGGGCAGAAGGCGCTGCTACGCGCCGATGCGTTCGGCAACCAGGCCCTGCCCGGGACGGTGAAGCAGATCACGCCGGCGGGTGATCCCGTGGCCAAGACGTTCCGAGTGCGGATCGGCTTGCCCGACAACACGCCGCTGCGCGTCGGCATGAGCGTCGAGGCCAACATCGTCAGCCGCGAGACGGGCGACACGCTGCTCGCGCCGGCCAATGCCGTCGTCAACAACAGCCTCATGGTGATCGATGGCGGCCGTGTGCACCGGCGCGCGGTGCGGATCGGCATCCGCGGCTCCGCGGCGGTCGAGATCCTCGACGGCGCCCGCGAGGGCGAGCTGGTCGCGGCGCCGGCGACGGCCGACATCAAGGACGGCGAGCGGATTCGCGTGATCGAGCCCGAGACGTCCGTGCCATGA
- a CDS encoding acetyl/propionyl/methylcrotonyl-CoA carboxylase subunit alpha, whose protein sequence is MARPGLYRRFRKLLIANRGEIAVRVIRTARAMGLKTVAVYSEADRNALHVALADEAVLLGPARARDSYLNIERLIEAARQTGAEAVHPGYGFLSESAEFAQTCLDAGLVFVGPTAAMITAMGSKSGSKFLMEQAGVPLVPGYHGEAQDEATLANEAARIGFPVLIKASAGGGGRGMRVVNAAGDLADAVTSAKREAKAAFGDDRVLIEKFVQNPRHIEVQIIGDSHGNLVSLFERECTLQRRHQKVIEEAPSPTLTPEQRETVCAAARRAAGAVNYVGAGTIEFVSDGRDVFFIEMNTRLQVEHPVTELITGVDLVEWQLRVAFGEALPLTQDQIRLHGHAIEARVYAENPAKNFMPSVGTIKTWRLPAETGGLRIDAGYRESDVVSPYYDAMLAKMIAWAPTREVAIERLNRGLEDTDVRGIVSNIPFLSSLLTHPDVVANAIDTGFIERHLTHLTQSGAVAGDLELSAAVAAILIGEQTAAKEQGSPWRASGWMPVGLRQRVFSFRQSAANEPRTATLAYGPSVQRLSIEGRETSFSALPTDDGGFDLVCDGVKSHVVAVIEGHELYLRTRNGRFDLHWIDPFGGDDEEQAGEDKIVAPLPGTVVALLAQEGAVLEKGAAILTLEVMKMEQTLRAPFAGRLKAIKCKVGDIVQEGVELADLEPSA, encoded by the coding sequence ATGGCTCGTCCCGGATTGTATCGTCGTTTTCGCAAGCTCCTGATCGCCAACCGCGGCGAGATCGCCGTGCGCGTCATCCGCACGGCACGCGCGATGGGATTGAAGACCGTCGCGGTCTACTCCGAGGCGGATCGAAACGCGCTGCATGTCGCGCTCGCCGACGAGGCGGTGCTGCTCGGCCCCGCACGCGCCCGCGATTCCTATCTCAACATCGAGCGCTTGATCGAGGCTGCGAGGCAGACAGGCGCCGAGGCGGTTCATCCCGGCTATGGCTTCCTGTCCGAGAGCGCCGAATTCGCGCAGACCTGTCTCGACGCGGGCCTGGTGTTCGTCGGGCCGACGGCCGCGATGATCACCGCGATGGGTTCCAAGTCCGGCTCCAAATTCCTGATGGAGCAGGCCGGCGTGCCGCTGGTGCCCGGCTATCACGGCGAGGCGCAGGACGAGGCGACGCTCGCCAATGAAGCCGCGCGGATCGGCTTTCCCGTTCTGATCAAGGCCTCCGCCGGTGGCGGCGGCCGCGGCATGCGCGTGGTCAATGCAGCCGGCGATCTCGCTGATGCCGTCACCAGCGCCAAGCGCGAAGCCAAGGCGGCGTTCGGCGACGATCGTGTGCTGATCGAGAAATTCGTCCAGAACCCGCGCCACATCGAGGTGCAGATCATCGGCGACAGCCACGGCAATCTGGTGTCGCTGTTCGAGCGCGAATGCACCTTGCAGCGTCGGCACCAGAAGGTGATCGAGGAGGCGCCGTCGCCGACGCTGACGCCGGAGCAGCGGGAGACGGTCTGCGCCGCGGCGCGTCGCGCGGCCGGCGCGGTCAACTATGTCGGGGCGGGCACCATCGAGTTCGTCTCCGACGGCCGCGACGTGTTCTTCATAGAGATGAACACGCGCCTGCAGGTCGAGCATCCCGTCACCGAGTTGATCACCGGCGTCGATCTCGTCGAATGGCAGTTGCGCGTCGCCTTCGGCGAAGCGCTGCCGCTGACGCAGGACCAGATCCGCTTGCATGGCCATGCCATCGAGGCACGCGTGTACGCGGAGAATCCCGCCAAGAATTTCATGCCCTCAGTCGGCACGATCAAGACCTGGCGGCTTCCCGCTGAAACCGGCGGCCTGCGCATCGATGCCGGCTATCGCGAGAGCGATGTGGTCTCGCCCTATTACGATGCGATGCTCGCCAAGATGATCGCCTGGGCGCCGACCCGCGAGGTTGCGATCGAGCGGCTCAACCGCGGCCTTGAGGACACCGACGTCCGAGGCATCGTCAGCAACATCCCGTTCCTGTCGTCGCTGCTAACGCATCCCGACGTCGTGGCCAACGCGATCGACACCGGTTTCATCGAGCGCCATCTGACACATCTGACCCAGTCGGGGGCGGTGGCCGGCGACCTCGAGCTCAGTGCCGCCGTCGCGGCCATTCTCATCGGCGAGCAGACCGCGGCCAAGGAGCAAGGCTCGCCGTGGCGCGCATCCGGTTGGATGCCGGTGGGACTGCGGCAGCGCGTGTTCTCGTTCCGCCAAAGCGCGGCGAATGAACCGCGGACCGCCACGCTGGCCTATGGTCCCAGCGTGCAGCGCCTGTCGATCGAGGGCCGTGAGACCTCGTTCTCGGCACTTCCGACTGATGACGGCGGCTTCGACCTTGTGTGCGACGGCGTCAAATCCCATGTGGTGGCCGTCATCGAGGGCCATGAGCTGTACCTGCGGACCCGCAACGGCCGTTTCGATCTGCATTGGATCGATCCGTTCGGCGGTGACGACGAGGAGCAGGCCGGCGAGGACAAGATCGTGGCGCCGTTGCCGGGGACCGTCGTGGCGCTGCTTGCGCAGGAAGGCGCCGTCCTGGAGAAGGGTGCGGCGATCCTGACGCTCGAAGTCATGAAGATGGAGCAGACCCTGCGAGCGCCGTTCGCAGGCCGGCTCAAGGCGATCAAGTGCAAGGTCGGCGACATCGTGCAGGAAGGCGTCGAACTGGCGGACCTCGAACCGTCCGCCTGA
- a CDS encoding ABC transporter ATP-binding protein, with protein sequence MSPPLIEARQVTKVLPGEVPVTLVANIDLVIHPRELIAITGPSGSGKSSLLYLLGLLDLPSQGDVLIDGRSTTGMSEDERAEVRLSRLGFVFQFHFLLPEFSITENVALPMRALARLSPRAITQRAEELLESLGLAEHLRKTPDKLSGGQRQRVAVARALANDPPVILADEPTGSLDTAATAQVFGILRDLVTLRGKTVVAVTHDLNLAAQMQRRVHIIDGRLAQGELAR encoded by the coding sequence GTGAGCCCGCCCCTGATCGAGGCGCGGCAAGTGACGAAGGTGCTGCCTGGCGAGGTGCCGGTGACGCTGGTCGCCAACATCGATCTCGTAATCCATCCGCGCGAGCTCATCGCCATCACCGGACCGTCGGGCTCGGGCAAATCCTCCCTGCTCTACCTGCTTGGCCTGCTCGACCTGCCGAGCCAGGGCGACGTGCTGATCGACGGCCGCTCGACGACCGGCATGAGCGAGGATGAGCGCGCCGAGGTGCGACTGTCGCGGCTCGGCTTCGTCTTCCAGTTTCATTTCCTGCTGCCGGAATTCTCGATCACCGAGAACGTCGCGCTGCCGATGCGCGCGCTGGCACGGCTGTCGCCCCGCGCCATCACCCAGCGCGCCGAGGAGCTGCTGGAGTCGCTTGGGCTGGCCGAGCATCTGCGCAAGACGCCGGACAAATTGTCGGGCGGCCAGCGCCAGCGCGTGGCGGTGGCGCGCGCGCTCGCCAACGATCCGCCGGTGATCCTCGCCGACGAGCCGACCGGCAGCCTCGACACCGCCGCGACCGCGCAGGTGTTCGGCATCCTGCGCGATCTGGTCACGCTGCGCGGCAAGACCGTCGTCGCGGTTACGCACGATCTCAACCTCGCCGCTCAGATGCAACGGCGCGTGCACATCATCGACGGCCGGCTGGCGCAGGGCGAGCTGGCGCGCTGA
- a CDS encoding ETC complex I subunit has product MTARIFKPAKNAMQSGKAKTRDWQLDYEPEQPRSVEPLMGWTSSSDMKQQVTLRFDTKDEAIAYCERKGIPYQVIEPKEPVKRQIAYADNFSFRRGEPWTH; this is encoded by the coding sequence ATGACCGCACGCATTTTCAAGCCCGCCAAGAACGCGATGCAATCGGGCAAGGCCAAGACCCGGGACTGGCAGTTGGATTATGAGCCGGAGCAGCCGCGTTCGGTCGAGCCGCTGATGGGCTGGACGTCCTCCTCGGACATGAAGCAGCAGGTCACCTTGCGCTTCGACACCAAGGACGAGGCGATCGCCTATTGCGAGCGCAAGGGCATTCCCTATCAGGTGATCGAGCCGAAGGAGCCGGTGAAGCGGCAGATCGCCTATGCCGACAATTTCTCGTTCCGCCGCGGCGAGCCCTGGACGCATTGA
- a CDS encoding hydroxymethylglutaryl-CoA lyase: protein MSESVRIIEMGPRDGLQNEKMSISVADRIAFIRALVAAGLTTVEVGAFVSPKAIPQMVGSDEVMRSVAALPGEFHVLVPNVKGYEAARAAGAKVISVFTAASESFSRANINCSIAESLERFKPVIAHARTDGIRVRGYVSCALGCPYEGEIKPQAVAGVAKALWDLGCYEVSLGDTIGVGTPLKAKQMLRAVCDDVPVTHLAMHFHDTYGQALANLYAGMEEGVRVIDAAAGGLGGCPFAPGATGNVATEDVVYMLEGMGIRTGVDMTKLLAATNDMSRLLGRPPVSRVAAALNAKNMRAANG, encoded by the coding sequence ATGAGCGAGAGCGTGCGCATCATCGAAATGGGCCCGCGGGACGGCCTGCAGAACGAGAAGATGTCGATCAGCGTCGCCGATCGCATCGCCTTCATCCGCGCGCTGGTCGCGGCGGGCCTGACCACGGTCGAGGTCGGCGCCTTCGTCTCGCCCAAGGCGATCCCGCAGATGGTGGGCTCGGACGAGGTCATGCGCAGTGTGGCTGCGCTGCCCGGCGAATTCCATGTGCTGGTGCCCAACGTGAAGGGCTATGAGGCCGCGCGCGCTGCCGGCGCCAAGGTGATTTCCGTGTTCACTGCGGCCTCCGAGAGCTTCTCCCGCGCCAACATCAACTGTTCGATCGCGGAGTCGCTGGAGCGCTTCAAGCCGGTGATCGCCCACGCCAGGACCGACGGCATCAGGGTGCGCGGCTACGTCTCCTGCGCGCTGGGCTGCCCGTATGAGGGCGAGATCAAGCCGCAGGCAGTAGCCGGCGTGGCCAAGGCGCTGTGGGATCTGGGCTGCTACGAGGTCTCGCTGGGTGACACGATCGGTGTCGGGACGCCGCTCAAGGCAAAGCAGATGCTGCGCGCCGTCTGCGACGACGTGCCGGTGACGCATCTGGCGATGCATTTCCACGACACCTACGGCCAGGCGCTGGCCAATCTCTATGCGGGCATGGAGGAGGGCGTCCGCGTCATCGATGCCGCGGCCGGCGGCCTCGGCGGCTGCCCGTTCGCGCCGGGCGCGACTGGCAACGTCGCGACCGAGGACGTCGTCTACATGCTCGAAGGCATGGGCATCCGCACCGGCGTCGACATGACGAAACTGCTGGCCGCCACCAACGACATGAGCCGGCTGCTCGGTCGGCCACCCGTCAGCCGTGTTGCAGCGGCGCTGAACGCGAAGAACATGCGAGCAGCAAATGGCTGA
- a CDS encoding Lrp/AsnC family transcriptional regulator, which produces MAGSPELDAIDRRILAELQADGRIRMNELADRVGISHPNCLRRVRTLRSSGVIKSIRASVDERSLGYEVVAFVSIQLDSQHQTALASFEAAIVTLPWVQQCWRLSGDADFLLKCVSTGVEGMSRQLRQFAALPGVRAIRSFPVLGLSKDAPLPIPGGPPQTG; this is translated from the coding sequence ATGGCTGGCAGCCCGGAGCTCGACGCGATCGATCGCAGGATCCTGGCGGAGCTCCAGGCCGATGGCCGGATCCGCATGAACGAGCTCGCCGACCGGGTGGGGATCTCGCATCCGAACTGCCTGCGCCGGGTGCGGACGCTGCGCAGCAGCGGCGTGATCAAGTCCATCCGCGCCAGCGTCGATGAACGGTCGCTGGGCTATGAGGTGGTCGCGTTCGTGTCGATTCAGCTCGACAGCCAGCACCAGACGGCGCTGGCCTCGTTCGAGGCCGCGATCGTGACGTTGCCCTGGGTCCAGCAATGCTGGCGGCTGTCGGGAGATGCGGATTTTCTGCTGAAATGCGTGTCGACCGGGGTCGAAGGCATGAGCCGCCAGCTCCGCCAGTTCGCCGCCCTGCCCGGCGTCCGGGCCATCAGGAGCTTCCCGGTGCTCGGCCTGTCCAAGGACGCGCCGCTGCCCATCCCCGGCGGGCCGCCTCAAACAGGGTGA
- a CDS encoding OpgC domain-containing protein produces MKINATLPERGRDLRLDLFRGIANWAIFLDHIPDNVVNWITTRNYGFSDAADLFVFISGYTASFVYARMMIDRGFIVGATRLFKRVWQLYVAHIVLFVIYIVAISYLATRFGVSEIIDEFNVAGLVDHASDTLAQGLILKFKPVNLDVLPLYIVLMGFFPPVLWMMLRQPDLTMIASIVLWLVARQMGWNFAAYPAGTWYFNPYCWQVLFVFGSWCALGGARRSMGIIMAPATLYFCIAYMVLALVMTMAGRFPELGSMFPNWLYSAFNPNDKTNLAPYRFLHFVVIVILVIRFVPKEWPGLEWKAFDPLIVCGQQSLAVFCVGVFLSFIGHFTLMLSSGSLLAQILVSAAGIAIMTTVAYYISWSKRQDKPLPKPPAPK; encoded by the coding sequence ATGAAAATCAATGCCACGCTGCCCGAGCGAGGGCGCGACCTTCGGCTCGACCTGTTTCGCGGAATCGCCAACTGGGCGATCTTTCTCGATCACATCCCGGACAACGTGGTGAACTGGATCACCACGCGGAATTACGGCTTCAGCGACGCCGCCGACCTGTTCGTGTTCATCTCCGGCTATACCGCCTCGTTCGTCTATGCGCGCATGATGATCGACCGCGGCTTCATCGTCGGCGCCACCCGGCTGTTCAAGCGGGTGTGGCAGCTCTACGTCGCCCACATCGTGCTGTTCGTGATTTATATCGTGGCCATCAGCTATCTGGCGACGCGGTTCGGCGTCTCCGAGATCATCGACGAGTTCAACGTCGCAGGCCTGGTCGACCACGCCAGCGATACGCTGGCCCAAGGACTGATCCTGAAGTTCAAGCCGGTCAATCTCGACGTGCTGCCGCTCTACATCGTGCTGATGGGCTTCTTCCCGCCGGTGCTGTGGATGATGCTGCGCCAGCCCGACCTGACCATGATCGCCTCGATCGTGCTTTGGCTCGTGGCGCGACAGATGGGCTGGAATTTCGCGGCCTATCCGGCGGGCACCTGGTACTTCAATCCGTATTGCTGGCAGGTGCTGTTCGTGTTCGGCTCGTGGTGCGCGCTCGGCGGCGCCCGCCGCTCGATGGGCATCATCATGGCGCCGGCCACGCTGTATTTCTGCATCGCCTATATGGTGCTCGCCCTGGTCATGACGATGGCCGGCCGCTTCCCCGAGCTCGGATCGATGTTTCCGAACTGGCTCTATTCGGCCTTCAATCCCAACGACAAGACCAATCTCGCGCCGTACCGCTTCCTGCATTTCGTGGTGATCGTCATTTTGGTCATCCGGTTCGTGCCGAAGGAATGGCCGGGCCTGGAGTGGAAGGCGTTCGATCCCCTCATCGTCTGCGGCCAACAGTCGCTGGCGGTGTTCTGCGTCGGCGTGTTCCTGTCCTTCATCGGCCACTTCACCCTGATGCTGAGCTCAGGTTCGCTGCTGGCGCAGATCCTCGTCAGCGCGGCGGGCATCGCGATCATGACCACCGTGGCCTACTACATCTCCTGGTCGAAGCGGCAGGACAAGCCGCTGCCGAAGCCGCCTGCGCCGAAGTAA